A genome region from Strigops habroptila isolate Jane chromosome 12, bStrHab1.2.pri, whole genome shotgun sequence includes the following:
- the ELOA gene encoding elongin-A isoform X2 — MAASVLEVVGKLQSRLAGSSEPKKLLKSLKRLSELPITVDILVETGVGKTVNSLRKHEFVGDFAKNLVARWKKLVPVSQEADRNNLDSEDRDYERSSSSKRHQEPSLREDEEPDQEYSEPFQPSCSQSYSPDPREKKSKRYPRPERAHETYGYSSHEGKAWGRSSPVLSSDQEYSDCGQAGSPEPSASPQDIYTDPYASEEQEEPVFHRKASKGHSFQEKLEGGRERNPSEFHDKGNMSRSKEHKSSHKKQRLDGREEDRSSVFSPERLHKTSFKEQLQEAPMAGGSKEKQRTSDGSKKEKNRESGASRKEKLHMLPHSEETLDNHVKKQKHRDSEKGKLEKPKLSLETSNSEREKRKAESDSSNRIKEKGISGSLKSSEGKRKASDTDKKSGGFSSGFGEGEVEDEFEQPTMSFESYLSYDQPQKKKKKVVKPSVPAGEKDRGHSKQNGSKAGTNSSSSSRKSPSHKRASEKKAEKKLPESPKPKRILLDVVPTLPEIPLPPIQANYRPLPSIESITCSQTKRKVSSPVEESEAGFTGRRLNSKMQVYSGSKTAYLPKMMSLYQQCIRVLSNNIDSIYEVGGVPFSVLEPVLERCTPEQLYRIEECNHVLIEDTDQLWHNHCLRDFKNEKPDEFESWREMYLRLHDAREQRLLMLARNIGSAHANKPKGRVAKMAFVNSAAKPPRDVRRRQEKFGTGGPLLPEKTKIKPVLYTSSKSHTRVSEEQSYDGPSTSSAHSVPSSGSTFSSYDPKKPPVKKIAPMMAKTIKAFKNRFSRR, encoded by the exons GAGACGGGTGTTGGGAAGACCGTGAACAGTTTACGGAAACATGAGTTTGTAGGAGACTTTGCCAAGAACCTTGTAGCCAGGTGGAAGAAGCTGGTGCCGGTGTCCCAGGAGGCAGACAG AAATAACTTAGATTCTGAAGACCGTGACTATGAGAGGAGCAGTTCAAGCAAAAGACATCAGGAACCCTCCCTCAGAGAGGATGAGGAACCTGACCAGGAGTATTCAGAACCCTTCCAGCCATCTTGCAGCCAGTCCTATAGCCCAGATCCTAGGGAAAAGAAGTCCAAAAGGTATCCTAGGCCTGAGAGAGCCCATGAGACTTATGGCTACAGCAGCCACGAGGGGAAGGCTTGGGGCAGATCTTCCCCAGTGCTCTCTTCAGATCAGGAGTACTCGGACTGTGGACAGGCTGGGTCACCTGAGCCAAGTGCGAGCCCTCAGGACATATACACAGACCCTTATGCCtctgaggagcaggaagagccAGTATTTCATCGGAAAGCCAGTAAAGGCCACAGCTTTCAGGAGAAGCTGGAGGGAGGCCGGGAAAGGAACCCCAGTGAGTTCCATGACAAAGGGAACATGAGTCGAAGCAAAGAGCATAAGTCTTCTCACAAGAAGCAGCGACTCGACGGCAGAGAGGAGGACAGGAGCTCTGTCTTCAGCCCAGAAAGATTGCACAAAACCTCTTTTAAAGAGCAACTCCAAGAGgcccccatggcagggggcagcaaggagaagcagaggaCGTCAGATGGCAGCAAGAAGGAGAAGAACCGAGAAAGTGGTGCTTCCAGAAAGGAGAAGTTGCACATGTTGCCGCACTCGGAAGAGACTTTGGACAACCATGTTAAGAAGCAAAAACATCGGGACTCTGAAAAAGGCAAATTGGAAAAGCCCAAGTTGAGCTTGGAGACCTCGAACTCTGAGCGGGAGAAACGGAAAGCTGAGAGTGACTCATCAAATAGGATTAAAGAGAAGGGGATTTCTGGGAGCTTAAAATCTTCGGAGGGGAAGCGCAAAGCCTCCGACACAGACAAAAAATCTGGGGGCTTTTCCTCcggttttggggagggggaagtggAGGATGAATTTGAACAACCGACAATGTCCTTTGAGTCGTACCTCAGCTACGACCAGccccagaaaaagaaaaagaaagtggtCAAACCTTCAGTACCAGCGGGGGAGAAAGACCGAGGGCACAGCAAACAGAACGGATCCAAAGCCGGTACCAACAGCTCCAGCTCGAGTCGGAAAAGTCCAAGCCACAAGCGAGCAAGtgagaaaaaggcagagaagaaactACCAGAGTCTCCTAAACCAAAGAGG atACTTTTAGATGTGGTACCAACATTACCAGAGATCCCACTGCCTCCAATCCAGGCCAATTACCGCCCTCTTCCTTCAATCGAGTCCATTACCTGCTCCCAGACGAAAAGGAAAG TGTCCTCGCCGGTTGAAGAGAGCGAAGCGGGTTTTACCGGCCGCCGGTTGAATTCAAAGATGCAAGTGTATTCAGGCTCTAAAACTGCCTACCTCCCCAAGATGATGTCTCTGTATCAGCAGTGCATCAGAGTCCTCAGTAACAACATTGACT CAATCTATGAAGTGGGTGGTGTCCCTTTCTCAGTGCTGGAGCCAGTATTGGAGAGATGCACCCCCGAGCAGCTGTACCGCATTGAGGAGTGTAACCAT GTCCTCATTGAGGATACGGATCAACTGTGGCACAATCACTGTCTCCGAGACTTCAAGAACGAGAAGCCGGATGAGTTTGAGTCCTGGCGGGAGATGTACCTTCGGCTGCACGACGCGCGAGAGCAGCGGCTGCTCATGTTAGCACGGAACATCGGCTCCGCTCATGCCAACAAACCCAAAG GTAGAGTGGCCAAAATGGCATTTGTGAACTCTGCAGCAAAGCCCCCCCGGGACGTACGAAGGAGACAAGAGAAGTTTGGAACTGGAGGACCTCTGCTGCCAGAGAAGACCAA AATAAAACCAGTCCTGTACACATCGAGCAAAAGCCACACTCGTGTGAGTGAGGAGCAGTCCTATGATGggcccagcaccagcagtgcCCATTCTGTCCCATCTTCAGGTAGCACCTTCTCCTCCTACGACCCCAAGAAACCACCAGTGAAGA AAATTGCACCCATGATGGCAAAGACTATCAAAGCTTTCAAGAACAGGTTCTCTCGGAGATAA
- the ELOA gene encoding elongin-A isoform X1, with translation MAASVLEVVGKLQSRLAGSSEPKKLLKSLKRLSELPITVDILVETGVGKTVNSLRKHEFVGDFAKNLVARWKKLVPVSQEADRNNLDSEDRDYERSSSSKRHQEPSLREDEEPDQEYSEPFQPSCSQSYSPDPREKKSKRYPRPERAHETYGYSSHEGKAWGRSSPVLSSDQEYSDCGQAGSPEPSASPQDIYTDPYASEEQEEPVFHRKASKGHSFQEKLEGGRERNPSEFHDKGNMSRSKEHKSSHKKQRLDGREEDRSSVFSPERLHKTSFKEQLQEAPMAGGSKEKQRTSDGSKKEKNRESGASRKEKLHMLPHSEETLDNHVKKQKHRDSEKGKLEKPKLSLETSNSEREKRKAESDSSNRIKEKGISGSLKSSEGKRKASDTDKKSGGFSSGFGEGEVEDEFEQPTMSFESYLSYDQPQKKKKKVVKPSVPAGEKDRGHSKQNGSKAGTNSSSSSRKSPSHKRASEKKAEKKLPESPKPKRILLDVVPTLPEIPLPPIQANYRPLPSIESITCSQTKRKAVSSPVEESEAGFTGRRLNSKMQVYSGSKTAYLPKMMSLYQQCIRVLSNNIDSIYEVGGVPFSVLEPVLERCTPEQLYRIEECNHVLIEDTDQLWHNHCLRDFKNEKPDEFESWREMYLRLHDAREQRLLMLARNIGSAHANKPKGRVAKMAFVNSAAKPPRDVRRRQEKFGTGGPLLPEKTKIKPVLYTSSKSHTRVSEEQSYDGPSTSSAHSVPSSGSTFSSYDPKKPPVKKIAPMMAKTIKAFKNRFSRR, from the exons GAGACGGGTGTTGGGAAGACCGTGAACAGTTTACGGAAACATGAGTTTGTAGGAGACTTTGCCAAGAACCTTGTAGCCAGGTGGAAGAAGCTGGTGCCGGTGTCCCAGGAGGCAGACAG AAATAACTTAGATTCTGAAGACCGTGACTATGAGAGGAGCAGTTCAAGCAAAAGACATCAGGAACCCTCCCTCAGAGAGGATGAGGAACCTGACCAGGAGTATTCAGAACCCTTCCAGCCATCTTGCAGCCAGTCCTATAGCCCAGATCCTAGGGAAAAGAAGTCCAAAAGGTATCCTAGGCCTGAGAGAGCCCATGAGACTTATGGCTACAGCAGCCACGAGGGGAAGGCTTGGGGCAGATCTTCCCCAGTGCTCTCTTCAGATCAGGAGTACTCGGACTGTGGACAGGCTGGGTCACCTGAGCCAAGTGCGAGCCCTCAGGACATATACACAGACCCTTATGCCtctgaggagcaggaagagccAGTATTTCATCGGAAAGCCAGTAAAGGCCACAGCTTTCAGGAGAAGCTGGAGGGAGGCCGGGAAAGGAACCCCAGTGAGTTCCATGACAAAGGGAACATGAGTCGAAGCAAAGAGCATAAGTCTTCTCACAAGAAGCAGCGACTCGACGGCAGAGAGGAGGACAGGAGCTCTGTCTTCAGCCCAGAAAGATTGCACAAAACCTCTTTTAAAGAGCAACTCCAAGAGgcccccatggcagggggcagcaaggagaagcagaggaCGTCAGATGGCAGCAAGAAGGAGAAGAACCGAGAAAGTGGTGCTTCCAGAAAGGAGAAGTTGCACATGTTGCCGCACTCGGAAGAGACTTTGGACAACCATGTTAAGAAGCAAAAACATCGGGACTCTGAAAAAGGCAAATTGGAAAAGCCCAAGTTGAGCTTGGAGACCTCGAACTCTGAGCGGGAGAAACGGAAAGCTGAGAGTGACTCATCAAATAGGATTAAAGAGAAGGGGATTTCTGGGAGCTTAAAATCTTCGGAGGGGAAGCGCAAAGCCTCCGACACAGACAAAAAATCTGGGGGCTTTTCCTCcggttttggggagggggaagtggAGGATGAATTTGAACAACCGACAATGTCCTTTGAGTCGTACCTCAGCTACGACCAGccccagaaaaagaaaaagaaagtggtCAAACCTTCAGTACCAGCGGGGGAGAAAGACCGAGGGCACAGCAAACAGAACGGATCCAAAGCCGGTACCAACAGCTCCAGCTCGAGTCGGAAAAGTCCAAGCCACAAGCGAGCAAGtgagaaaaaggcagagaagaaactACCAGAGTCTCCTAAACCAAAGAGG atACTTTTAGATGTGGTACCAACATTACCAGAGATCCCACTGCCTCCAATCCAGGCCAATTACCGCCCTCTTCCTTCAATCGAGTCCATTACCTGCTCCCAGACGAAAAGGAAAG CAGTGTCCTCGCCGGTTGAAGAGAGCGAAGCGGGTTTTACCGGCCGCCGGTTGAATTCAAAGATGCAAGTGTATTCAGGCTCTAAAACTGCCTACCTCCCCAAGATGATGTCTCTGTATCAGCAGTGCATCAGAGTCCTCAGTAACAACATTGACT CAATCTATGAAGTGGGTGGTGTCCCTTTCTCAGTGCTGGAGCCAGTATTGGAGAGATGCACCCCCGAGCAGCTGTACCGCATTGAGGAGTGTAACCAT GTCCTCATTGAGGATACGGATCAACTGTGGCACAATCACTGTCTCCGAGACTTCAAGAACGAGAAGCCGGATGAGTTTGAGTCCTGGCGGGAGATGTACCTTCGGCTGCACGACGCGCGAGAGCAGCGGCTGCTCATGTTAGCACGGAACATCGGCTCCGCTCATGCCAACAAACCCAAAG GTAGAGTGGCCAAAATGGCATTTGTGAACTCTGCAGCAAAGCCCCCCCGGGACGTACGAAGGAGACAAGAGAAGTTTGGAACTGGAGGACCTCTGCTGCCAGAGAAGACCAA AATAAAACCAGTCCTGTACACATCGAGCAAAAGCCACACTCGTGTGAGTGAGGAGCAGTCCTATGATGggcccagcaccagcagtgcCCATTCTGTCCCATCTTCAGGTAGCACCTTCTCCTCCTACGACCCCAAGAAACCACCAGTGAAGA AAATTGCACCCATGATGGCAAAGACTATCAAAGCTTTCAAGAACAGGTTCTCTCGGAGATAA
- the ELOA gene encoding elongin-A isoform X4, giving the protein MAASVLEVVGKLQSRLAGSSEPKKLLKSLKRLSELPITVDILVETGVGKTVNSLRKHEFVGDFAKNLVARWKKLVPVSQEADRNNLDSEDRDYERSSSSKRHQEPSLREDEEPDQEYSEPFQPSCSQSYSPDPREKKSKRYPRPERAHETYGYSSHEGKAWGRSSPVLSSDQEYSDCGQAGSPEPSASPQDIYTDPYASEEQEEPVFHRKASKGHSFQEKLEGGRERNPSEFHDKGNMSRSKEHKSSHKKQRLDGREEDRSSVFSPERLHKTSFKEQLQEAPMAGGSKEKQRTSDGSKKEKNRESGASRKEKLHMLPHSEETLDNHVKKQKHRDSEKGKLEKPKLSLETSNSEREKRKAESDSSNRIKEKGISGSLKSSEGKRKASDTDKKSGGFSSGFGEGEVEDEFEQPTMSFESYLSYDQPQKKKKKVVKPSVPAGEKDRGHSKQNGSKAGTNSSSSSRKSPSHKRASEKKAEKKLPESPKPKRILLDVVPTLPEIPLPPIQANYRPLPSIESITCSQTKRKAVSSPVEESEAGFTGRRLNSKMQVYSGSKTAYLPKMMSLYQQCIRVLSNNIDSIYEVGGVPFSVLEPVLERCTPEQLYRIEECNHVLIEDTDQLWHNHCLRDFKNEKPDEFESWREMYLRLHDAREQRLLMLARNIGSAHANKPKE; this is encoded by the exons GAGACGGGTGTTGGGAAGACCGTGAACAGTTTACGGAAACATGAGTTTGTAGGAGACTTTGCCAAGAACCTTGTAGCCAGGTGGAAGAAGCTGGTGCCGGTGTCCCAGGAGGCAGACAG AAATAACTTAGATTCTGAAGACCGTGACTATGAGAGGAGCAGTTCAAGCAAAAGACATCAGGAACCCTCCCTCAGAGAGGATGAGGAACCTGACCAGGAGTATTCAGAACCCTTCCAGCCATCTTGCAGCCAGTCCTATAGCCCAGATCCTAGGGAAAAGAAGTCCAAAAGGTATCCTAGGCCTGAGAGAGCCCATGAGACTTATGGCTACAGCAGCCACGAGGGGAAGGCTTGGGGCAGATCTTCCCCAGTGCTCTCTTCAGATCAGGAGTACTCGGACTGTGGACAGGCTGGGTCACCTGAGCCAAGTGCGAGCCCTCAGGACATATACACAGACCCTTATGCCtctgaggagcaggaagagccAGTATTTCATCGGAAAGCCAGTAAAGGCCACAGCTTTCAGGAGAAGCTGGAGGGAGGCCGGGAAAGGAACCCCAGTGAGTTCCATGACAAAGGGAACATGAGTCGAAGCAAAGAGCATAAGTCTTCTCACAAGAAGCAGCGACTCGACGGCAGAGAGGAGGACAGGAGCTCTGTCTTCAGCCCAGAAAGATTGCACAAAACCTCTTTTAAAGAGCAACTCCAAGAGgcccccatggcagggggcagcaaggagaagcagaggaCGTCAGATGGCAGCAAGAAGGAGAAGAACCGAGAAAGTGGTGCTTCCAGAAAGGAGAAGTTGCACATGTTGCCGCACTCGGAAGAGACTTTGGACAACCATGTTAAGAAGCAAAAACATCGGGACTCTGAAAAAGGCAAATTGGAAAAGCCCAAGTTGAGCTTGGAGACCTCGAACTCTGAGCGGGAGAAACGGAAAGCTGAGAGTGACTCATCAAATAGGATTAAAGAGAAGGGGATTTCTGGGAGCTTAAAATCTTCGGAGGGGAAGCGCAAAGCCTCCGACACAGACAAAAAATCTGGGGGCTTTTCCTCcggttttggggagggggaagtggAGGATGAATTTGAACAACCGACAATGTCCTTTGAGTCGTACCTCAGCTACGACCAGccccagaaaaagaaaaagaaagtggtCAAACCTTCAGTACCAGCGGGGGAGAAAGACCGAGGGCACAGCAAACAGAACGGATCCAAAGCCGGTACCAACAGCTCCAGCTCGAGTCGGAAAAGTCCAAGCCACAAGCGAGCAAGtgagaaaaaggcagagaagaaactACCAGAGTCTCCTAAACCAAAGAGG atACTTTTAGATGTGGTACCAACATTACCAGAGATCCCACTGCCTCCAATCCAGGCCAATTACCGCCCTCTTCCTTCAATCGAGTCCATTACCTGCTCCCAGACGAAAAGGAAAG CAGTGTCCTCGCCGGTTGAAGAGAGCGAAGCGGGTTTTACCGGCCGCCGGTTGAATTCAAAGATGCAAGTGTATTCAGGCTCTAAAACTGCCTACCTCCCCAAGATGATGTCTCTGTATCAGCAGTGCATCAGAGTCCTCAGTAACAACATTGACT CAATCTATGAAGTGGGTGGTGTCCCTTTCTCAGTGCTGGAGCCAGTATTGGAGAGATGCACCCCCGAGCAGCTGTACCGCATTGAGGAGTGTAACCAT GTCCTCATTGAGGATACGGATCAACTGTGGCACAATCACTGTCTCCGAGACTTCAAGAACGAGAAGCCGGATGAGTTTGAGTCCTGGCGGGAGATGTACCTTCGGCTGCACGACGCGCGAGAGCAGCGGCTGCTCATGTTAGCACGGAACATCGGCTCCGCTCATGCCAACAAACCCAAAG AATAA
- the ELOA gene encoding elongin-A isoform X3, which produces METGVGKTVNSLRKHEFVGDFAKNLVARWKKLVPVSQEADRNNLDSEDRDYERSSSSKRHQEPSLREDEEPDQEYSEPFQPSCSQSYSPDPREKKSKRYPRPERAHETYGYSSHEGKAWGRSSPVLSSDQEYSDCGQAGSPEPSASPQDIYTDPYASEEQEEPVFHRKASKGHSFQEKLEGGRERNPSEFHDKGNMSRSKEHKSSHKKQRLDGREEDRSSVFSPERLHKTSFKEQLQEAPMAGGSKEKQRTSDGSKKEKNRESGASRKEKLHMLPHSEETLDNHVKKQKHRDSEKGKLEKPKLSLETSNSEREKRKAESDSSNRIKEKGISGSLKSSEGKRKASDTDKKSGGFSSGFGEGEVEDEFEQPTMSFESYLSYDQPQKKKKKVVKPSVPAGEKDRGHSKQNGSKAGTNSSSSSRKSPSHKRASEKKAEKKLPESPKPKRILLDVVPTLPEIPLPPIQANYRPLPSIESITCSQTKRKAVSSPVEESEAGFTGRRLNSKMQVYSGSKTAYLPKMMSLYQQCIRVLSNNIDSIYEVGGVPFSVLEPVLERCTPEQLYRIEECNHVLIEDTDQLWHNHCLRDFKNEKPDEFESWREMYLRLHDAREQRLLMLARNIGSAHANKPKGRVAKMAFVNSAAKPPRDVRRRQEKFGTGGPLLPEKTKIKPVLYTSSKSHTRVSEEQSYDGPSTSSAHSVPSSGSTFSSYDPKKPPVKKIAPMMAKTIKAFKNRFSRR; this is translated from the exons GAGACGGGTGTTGGGAAGACCGTGAACAGTTTACGGAAACATGAGTTTGTAGGAGACTTTGCCAAGAACCTTGTAGCCAGGTGGAAGAAGCTGGTGCCGGTGTCCCAGGAGGCAGACAG AAATAACTTAGATTCTGAAGACCGTGACTATGAGAGGAGCAGTTCAAGCAAAAGACATCAGGAACCCTCCCTCAGAGAGGATGAGGAACCTGACCAGGAGTATTCAGAACCCTTCCAGCCATCTTGCAGCCAGTCCTATAGCCCAGATCCTAGGGAAAAGAAGTCCAAAAGGTATCCTAGGCCTGAGAGAGCCCATGAGACTTATGGCTACAGCAGCCACGAGGGGAAGGCTTGGGGCAGATCTTCCCCAGTGCTCTCTTCAGATCAGGAGTACTCGGACTGTGGACAGGCTGGGTCACCTGAGCCAAGTGCGAGCCCTCAGGACATATACACAGACCCTTATGCCtctgaggagcaggaagagccAGTATTTCATCGGAAAGCCAGTAAAGGCCACAGCTTTCAGGAGAAGCTGGAGGGAGGCCGGGAAAGGAACCCCAGTGAGTTCCATGACAAAGGGAACATGAGTCGAAGCAAAGAGCATAAGTCTTCTCACAAGAAGCAGCGACTCGACGGCAGAGAGGAGGACAGGAGCTCTGTCTTCAGCCCAGAAAGATTGCACAAAACCTCTTTTAAAGAGCAACTCCAAGAGgcccccatggcagggggcagcaaggagaagcagaggaCGTCAGATGGCAGCAAGAAGGAGAAGAACCGAGAAAGTGGTGCTTCCAGAAAGGAGAAGTTGCACATGTTGCCGCACTCGGAAGAGACTTTGGACAACCATGTTAAGAAGCAAAAACATCGGGACTCTGAAAAAGGCAAATTGGAAAAGCCCAAGTTGAGCTTGGAGACCTCGAACTCTGAGCGGGAGAAACGGAAAGCTGAGAGTGACTCATCAAATAGGATTAAAGAGAAGGGGATTTCTGGGAGCTTAAAATCTTCGGAGGGGAAGCGCAAAGCCTCCGACACAGACAAAAAATCTGGGGGCTTTTCCTCcggttttggggagggggaagtggAGGATGAATTTGAACAACCGACAATGTCCTTTGAGTCGTACCTCAGCTACGACCAGccccagaaaaagaaaaagaaagtggtCAAACCTTCAGTACCAGCGGGGGAGAAAGACCGAGGGCACAGCAAACAGAACGGATCCAAAGCCGGTACCAACAGCTCCAGCTCGAGTCGGAAAAGTCCAAGCCACAAGCGAGCAAGtgagaaaaaggcagagaagaaactACCAGAGTCTCCTAAACCAAAGAGG atACTTTTAGATGTGGTACCAACATTACCAGAGATCCCACTGCCTCCAATCCAGGCCAATTACCGCCCTCTTCCTTCAATCGAGTCCATTACCTGCTCCCAGACGAAAAGGAAAG CAGTGTCCTCGCCGGTTGAAGAGAGCGAAGCGGGTTTTACCGGCCGCCGGTTGAATTCAAAGATGCAAGTGTATTCAGGCTCTAAAACTGCCTACCTCCCCAAGATGATGTCTCTGTATCAGCAGTGCATCAGAGTCCTCAGTAACAACATTGACT CAATCTATGAAGTGGGTGGTGTCCCTTTCTCAGTGCTGGAGCCAGTATTGGAGAGATGCACCCCCGAGCAGCTGTACCGCATTGAGGAGTGTAACCAT GTCCTCATTGAGGATACGGATCAACTGTGGCACAATCACTGTCTCCGAGACTTCAAGAACGAGAAGCCGGATGAGTTTGAGTCCTGGCGGGAGATGTACCTTCGGCTGCACGACGCGCGAGAGCAGCGGCTGCTCATGTTAGCACGGAACATCGGCTCCGCTCATGCCAACAAACCCAAAG GTAGAGTGGCCAAAATGGCATTTGTGAACTCTGCAGCAAAGCCCCCCCGGGACGTACGAAGGAGACAAGAGAAGTTTGGAACTGGAGGACCTCTGCTGCCAGAGAAGACCAA AATAAAACCAGTCCTGTACACATCGAGCAAAAGCCACACTCGTGTGAGTGAGGAGCAGTCCTATGATGggcccagcaccagcagtgcCCATTCTGTCCCATCTTCAGGTAGCACCTTCTCCTCCTACGACCCCAAGAAACCACCAGTGAAGA AAATTGCACCCATGATGGCAAAGACTATCAAAGCTTTCAAGAACAGGTTCTCTCGGAGATAA
- the PITHD1 gene encoding PITH domain-containing protein 1 yields the protein MAHGHGRCRCCGEEAAGGGERGAAWGLYLRIDRQRLQCLNERREGSGALVFRAWEERGDRAKFVESDDDEELLFNIPFTGTVKLKGVIVMGEDDGTHPAEMRLFRNIPHMSFDDAAREPEQTFSLNRDPVGELEYPTKIARFSNVHHLSIHFPKNFGAETTKIFYIGLKGEWTEAHRHEVTICSYEASANPADHQVEHFTPQTHFIS from the exons ATGGCGCACGGGCACGGCCGGTGCCGCTGCTGCGGGGAGgaggcggcgggcggcggggagcgcGGCGCGGCCTGGGGGCTCTATCTGCGCATCGACCGGCAGCGCCTGCAGTGCCTCAACGAGCGCCGCGAAGGGAGCGGTGCGCTCGTCTTCCGAGCTTGGGAGGAGCGCGGCGACCGCGCCAAG tTCGTGGAGAGCGACGATGACGAGGAGCTTCTGTTCAACATCCC GTTTACGGGCACCGTGAAATTAAAAGGAGTGATTGTGATGGGAGAAGACGACGGGACGCATCCAGCAGAGATGAGACT gTTCAGGAACATTCCTCACATGTCCTTTGATGACGCAGCCAGGGAACCGGAGCAGACGTTCAGCCTGAACCGGGATCCAGTGGGCGAGCTGGAGTATCCCACCAA aattgCCCGTTTCTCCAACGTTCACCACCTCTCCATCCACTTCCCAAAGAACTTTGGAGCAGAGACAACGAAGATTTTTTATATAGGCCTGAAAGGAGAGTGGACGGAG GCTCATCGCCACGAAGTCACCATCTGCAGTTACGAGGCATCAGCAAACCCAGCGGATCACCAGGTGGAACACTTCACCCCCCAGACTCACTTCATCTCCTGA